A genome region from Blautia coccoides includes the following:
- the srtB gene encoding class B sortase: MKRTEKVLLMVFLVISVICGKFLLDYWQDSYDNRKNYREVEEIAFPEKTTEEDETEPNADNPMTEINDFDYRALLDENADCIGWLKIADTDISYPVVQGKDNEFYLHHDFQKNYAICGTLMLDCRNDIDAMQEHLIIYGHQMKDGSMFKQLNGYKKEEFYHEHKGITLYLKNQKYQYEVAAVYVTNVAQSGGYYDYLHKETRKQQMEYLQKMAAYQLYPTGVTVSEDDELLSLSTCEYSSTNGRLIVLARRI, from the coding sequence GTGAAGAGAACAGAAAAAGTATTGTTGATGGTGTTTCTGGTGATTTCGGTGATATGCGGGAAATTCCTCTTGGATTACTGGCAGGATTCTTATGATAACAGAAAGAATTACCGGGAGGTGGAAGAGATTGCATTTCCGGAAAAGACTACAGAGGAAGACGAGACAGAACCAAATGCAGATAATCCAATGACAGAGATAAATGACTTTGATTATCGGGCATTGTTGGATGAAAATGCAGATTGCATCGGTTGGCTGAAGATTGCTGATACCGATATCAGTTATCCGGTCGTGCAGGGTAAAGATAATGAGTTTTATCTCCACCACGATTTTCAAAAGAATTATGCCATCTGTGGGACACTGATGCTGGACTGCCGGAATGATATTGATGCTATGCAGGAGCATTTAATTATTTATGGTCATCAAATGAAAGATGGCAGTATGTTCAAACAATTAAATGGGTATAAAAAAGAAGAGTTTTATCATGAGCATAAGGGGATTACGTTATATTTAAAAAACCAGAAATATCAGTATGAAGTGGCTGCTGTGTATGTGACGAATGTGGCACAAAGCGGCGGTTATTATGATTATTTACACAAAGAAACACGAAAACAACAGATGGAGTATTTACAGAAAATGGCAGCTTATCAGCTTTATCCGACGGGGGTTACCGTCAGTGAGGATGATGAGCTGCTTTCTTTATCTACCTGTGAATATTCCAGCACCAACGGCAGGCTAATTGTACTTGCCAGAAGAATTTGA
- a CDS encoding DUF3784 domain-containing protein: protein MTLKDISNGSDWIMWVVFFILALMSIVLLTGRGAGLIAGYNTASKSEKSKYDEKKICRVTGAGMSVITVLVLVMAIWEEIMPAVFAYIFLAITLIDCVVMIVLMNTVCKR from the coding sequence ATGACACTTAAAGATATAAGTAACGGTTCAGACTGGATAATGTGGGTGGTATTTTTTATTTTAGCTTTAATGAGTATAGTATTACTTACTGGTCGTGGTGCAGGTCTAATTGCAGGATATAATACAGCAAGTAAATCAGAAAAAAGCAAATATGATGAAAAGAAAATATGTAGAGTCACAGGAGCAGGAATGTCTGTGATAACTGTTTTAGTTCTTGTAATGGCGATATGGGAAGAAATTATGCCAGCCGTATTTGCATACATTTTTCTTGCAATTACGTTAATTGATTGTGTAGTTATGATTGTATTGATGAATACTGTTTGTAAGAGATAA